The Microbulbifer sp. YPW1 genome contains a region encoding:
- a CDS encoding NUDIX hydrolase, which produces MGFDDTYKLSAHAVISNDDGEILQLRATYADKTWGLPGGALDLGETIHEALLRECQEELGRDVVIDYLSGVYYHRVYNSHVFIFRAHFKGNGDITLSSEHSEYDYFPVNELTPVQRVRVQQCLQFNGEVQSAKF; this is translated from the coding sequence ATGGGTTTTGACGATACTTACAAACTGAGTGCACACGCGGTCATTTCCAACGACGATGGCGAGATCCTGCAACTGCGCGCCACCTACGCGGACAAGACCTGGGGGCTGCCGGGCGGAGCACTGGATCTGGGGGAAACCATCCACGAGGCGTTGCTGCGGGAGTGCCAGGAAGAGCTGGGCCGGGATGTTGTGATCGACTATCTGAGTGGCGTGTATTACCACCGGGTCTATAATTCCCATGTGTTTATCTTTCGCGCCCACTTCAAGGGGAATGGCGATATAACCCTGTCTTCGGAGCATTCGGAATACGATTATTTTCCCGTCAATGAGCTTACCCCGGTGCAGCGCGTGCGGGTGCAGCAGTGTTTGCAGTTCAATGGAGAAGTTCAGAGCGCAAAGTTCTGA
- a CDS encoding NfeD family protein — protein sequence MLEWLNTHIAYWHWLVLGLLLVTAEIFVSGFILFWFGVSALFMGALLLAVGMPITAQLLLWAALSIALVFLWLKFIKPNWKDRTTSGMAMEALAGQVGSVIESNIGKPRGRMRFPAPILGEDEWQYMSTSEIAIGERVKVINISGNTLVVSPL from the coding sequence ATGCTCGAATGGCTCAATACACACATCGCCTACTGGCACTGGCTGGTACTGGGGTTACTTCTGGTCACCGCGGAGATTTTTGTCTCCGGCTTTATCCTGTTCTGGTTCGGTGTCTCCGCGCTGTTTATGGGCGCCCTGCTTTTGGCCGTGGGTATGCCCATTACCGCTCAGCTGTTGCTGTGGGCAGCACTCTCCATCGCACTGGTATTTCTGTGGCTCAAATTTATCAAGCCCAACTGGAAAGACCGCACCACCTCCGGCATGGCGATGGAAGCCCTCGCCGGTCAGGTGGGCTCGGTGATCGAGTCCAATATTGGCAAGCCCCGCGGCCGGATGCGCTTCCCCGCCCCCATTCTCGGCGAGGACGAGTGGCAATATATGAGCACCAGCGAAATTGCCATTGGCGAGCGGGTAAAGGTCATCAATATTTCCGGTAATACACTCGTGGTCAGCCCACTCTGA
- a CDS encoding phosphoribosyltransferase — MTLFYDRVEAGRLLAEALRSSLPDVKKHLDAIVLALPRGGVPLGLEVARALRIPLDLMLVRKLGVPGHRELAMGAITSGARVVNENVIANCGISDEALDAVASEEHLELERRARRYRGDRPWPDLKGRCVILVDDGIATGATMEAAARAVRLQQPASIVLAVPVAPPDALARFSPLVDKIVCLATPEAFWAIGAWYRDFSQLTDEEVIALMREADSLARGEGE, encoded by the coding sequence ATGACGCTCTTCTATGACCGCGTGGAAGCGGGGCGTCTGCTTGCGGAGGCACTGCGCTCTTCCTTGCCCGATGTTAAAAAGCATCTGGACGCCATTGTGCTCGCGCTGCCTCGTGGCGGTGTGCCTCTCGGTCTGGAGGTGGCGCGTGCGCTGCGTATTCCGCTCGACTTGATGCTGGTGCGCAAGCTGGGAGTGCCGGGGCACAGAGAGCTGGCGATGGGCGCGATTACCAGCGGCGCGCGGGTAGTGAATGAAAACGTAATCGCGAACTGTGGTATCAGTGATGAAGCGCTGGACGCCGTGGCGAGCGAGGAGCACTTAGAGCTCGAGCGACGCGCCAGACGGTACCGCGGAGACCGACCTTGGCCCGACCTGAAAGGTCGCTGTGTGATTCTGGTGGACGACGGTATTGCTACCGGTGCCACTATGGAGGCCGCTGCGCGCGCAGTTCGCCTGCAACAACCGGCTTCCATTGTTCTCGCCGTGCCGGTTGCGCCGCCAGATGCCCTCGCGCGCTTTAGCCCGCTGGTGGACAAAATTGTGTGCCTTGCCACCCCGGAAGCTTTCTGGGCCATTGGCGCCTGGTATCGGGATTTCTCTCAACTGACGGACGAGGAAGTAATCGCGCTGATGCGCGAGGCTGACTCGCTGGCGAGGGGGGAAGGTGAATAG
- a CDS encoding ATP-binding protein, whose amino-acid sequence MTGWRDVQVDWEKYRAAIWRPKTATLKPVRRMDPVSADLLVGIDTQKQALFDNTRRFLQGKPANHALLWGSRGTGKSSLIKALLNTFADDGLRCVEVNFHDLDDIPEIIDQLDGEDTREYRFILFCDDLAFERGDARYKALKSILEGSLELPPENVLLYATSNRRHLLPEDMAANRDTRIVEGELHHGDQVEETLSLADRFGLWLSFYPADWDTYLRMVDQLFTDYVGDRAELHTAAKQFAMLRASHSGRTAQQFYKGFTLQAQERK is encoded by the coding sequence ATGACGGGATGGAGAGACGTGCAGGTGGATTGGGAAAAGTATCGCGCAGCAATCTGGCGACCGAAGACAGCGACACTGAAGCCGGTGCGTCGCATGGACCCGGTATCCGCTGACTTGTTAGTGGGAATCGATACCCAAAAGCAGGCGCTGTTTGATAATACGCGCCGCTTTCTACAGGGGAAGCCTGCGAATCACGCATTACTTTGGGGCAGTCGCGGTACCGGAAAGTCCAGCCTGATCAAAGCGCTGCTGAATACCTTTGCCGATGATGGATTACGTTGCGTAGAGGTGAACTTCCACGACCTCGATGATATCCCCGAAATTATCGATCAGCTGGATGGCGAGGATACGCGTGAATACCGGTTTATCCTGTTCTGTGATGATCTCGCTTTCGAGCGCGGAGATGCACGATACAAGGCCCTCAAAAGTATCCTTGAGGGCTCCCTTGAATTACCACCGGAAAACGTATTGCTGTACGCAACGTCCAACCGCCGTCATCTGTTACCGGAAGATATGGCGGCAAATCGGGATACCCGAATTGTCGAGGGTGAGCTGCATCACGGAGACCAGGTTGAAGAAACCCTTTCCCTCGCCGATCGCTTCGGCCTGTGGTTGAGCTTTTACCCTGCCGACTGGGATACCTACCTGCGGATGGTCGACCAGCTCTTTACCGACTACGTTGGTGATCGCGCAGAACTGCATACTGCGGCCAAACAGTTTGCCATGCTGCGTGCAAGCCACAGCGGCCGTACCGCGCAGCAGTTTTATAAGGGGTTTACTTTACAGGCTCAGGAGCGCAAGTAA
- the can gene encoding carbonate dehydratase, producing the protein MSKLEDLIQKNRAWSESTRREKPDFFLKLSEQQSPEYLWIGCADSRVPANQIVDLLPGELFVHRNVANVVVPSDLNCLSVIQFAVEVLKVKHIMVVGHYGCGGVKAALEDSRLGLIESWLRHIKDVRDKHHTLIELFPQEQRVDLLCELNVLEQVIHVCQTTPVRDAWEKGQELSVHGWVYGLSNGLVNDLQITVDNTDQISEIYHRALTSIAQHTEG; encoded by the coding sequence TTGTCAAAGCTCGAAGACCTGATCCAGAAAAACCGCGCCTGGTCCGAATCCACCCGTCGGGAAAAGCCGGACTTCTTCCTCAAGCTCTCTGAACAGCAATCCCCGGAGTATCTGTGGATCGGCTGCGCCGACAGCCGTGTCCCCGCCAACCAGATTGTGGATCTGCTGCCCGGCGAACTGTTTGTCCACCGTAACGTGGCCAATGTGGTGGTTCCCTCTGACCTCAACTGCCTGTCCGTCATCCAGTTCGCCGTGGAGGTACTCAAGGTCAAGCACATCATGGTGGTCGGCCACTACGGCTGCGGTGGGGTGAAGGCGGCGCTGGAGGATTCACGCCTGGGGCTGATCGAGAGCTGGCTGCGCCACATCAAGGATGTACGCGACAAGCACCACACTCTGATCGAACTCTTTCCGCAAGAACAGCGTGTGGACCTGCTGTGCGAGCTCAATGTGCTGGAACAGGTCATTCACGTGTGCCAGACCACGCCGGTGCGGGACGCCTGGGAAAAGGGTCAGGAGCTGTCGGTACACGGCTGGGTCTACGGCCTGTCCAACGGGCTGGTCAACGACCTGCAGATCACTGTGGATAACACCGACCAGATCAGCGAGATCTACCACCGCGCCCTCACCAGCATTGCCCAGCACACCGAAGGCTGA
- a CDS encoding FAD-dependent oxidoreductase, whose product MSDFRVWECQICGWIYDEAKGSPDDGIPPGTRWEDIPDDWACPECGATKDEFVMLAAVASKEPAQADTSATTSATTPAATADSAPHAAASRIWECMVCGWVYDEARGAPEEGIPAGTRWEDIPDDWTCPECGVGKEDFDMVLVQEASAEAEHATAAPQPAPLDDTDPLVIIGTGLAGYHLAKEFRKLDQRTPLVLISADDGTFYSKPLLSASLAHGKTPQQLATASAESMARELNAEVLVHTHVTDVDRSARVLNTVSDSGGIQAELRYGRLVFATGAHCAPLPAIEGDGLSRLFRVNSLGDYHRFRTALANRKRVLLIGAGLIGCEFANDLIQAGYQVDITDLQPWPLANLLPEAAGRDIQQSLEQAGARFHLGAGVTHLERTPAGIRATLANGDTVEADIALAALGLKPNTGLADTAGVAVNRGIVTDRQLQTSDANIYALGDCAEVDGHSLYYVAPLTQSARALAQTLTGTPTPVQYGCLPVAVKTTLRPTVVCPPRPGCDGEWKVSTSADGVKGEFLDSAGNLLGFALTGSAIAERDALSRQCAPLMSD is encoded by the coding sequence ATGTCCGATTTTCGTGTTTGGGAATGCCAGATTTGTGGCTGGATTTACGACGAGGCCAAGGGCTCTCCGGATGACGGCATCCCCCCCGGCACCCGCTGGGAGGACATCCCCGACGACTGGGCCTGCCCCGAGTGTGGCGCCACCAAGGATGAGTTTGTGATGCTGGCCGCGGTCGCCAGCAAAGAGCCTGCGCAGGCCGATACCAGCGCCACAACCTCTGCGACCACGCCAGCAGCCACCGCTGACAGCGCTCCGCACGCTGCCGCCAGCCGAATCTGGGAATGCATGGTATGTGGCTGGGTTTACGACGAGGCCAGGGGCGCGCCCGAGGAAGGTATCCCCGCCGGTACCCGCTGGGAAGATATTCCGGACGACTGGACCTGCCCGGAGTGCGGTGTCGGTAAAGAAGATTTCGATATGGTGCTGGTCCAGGAGGCATCGGCAGAAGCTGAGCACGCCACAGCTGCGCCGCAGCCCGCTCCACTCGACGACACCGACCCGCTGGTGATCATCGGTACCGGCCTCGCCGGTTACCATCTGGCCAAAGAATTCCGCAAGCTGGATCAGCGCACCCCGCTAGTACTGATCAGCGCAGACGATGGCACCTTCTATTCCAAGCCGCTGCTGTCCGCGTCGCTTGCCCACGGCAAAACCCCGCAGCAACTGGCCACCGCCAGCGCTGAATCCATGGCCCGGGAACTCAATGCGGAGGTTCTGGTGCACACCCATGTCACCGATGTGGACCGCTCGGCGCGCGTGCTGAACACGGTATCCGACAGCGGCGGGATTCAGGCGGAACTGCGCTACGGCCGCCTGGTATTTGCCACCGGCGCCCATTGCGCGCCACTGCCGGCTATTGAGGGCGACGGCCTGTCGCGCCTGTTCCGGGTCAACAGCCTCGGCGACTACCACCGTTTCCGCACCGCCCTGGCCAACCGCAAACGGGTACTGCTGATTGGCGCCGGGCTGATTGGCTGCGAATTCGCCAACGACTTGATCCAGGCTGGCTACCAGGTAGACATCACCGACCTGCAACCCTGGCCCCTTGCCAACTTGCTCCCCGAGGCTGCCGGTCGCGATATCCAGCAATCCCTGGAGCAGGCGGGGGCCCGCTTCCATCTGGGCGCAGGCGTAACGCACCTGGAAAGGACGCCCGCAGGCATTCGCGCAACCCTTGCCAACGGCGACACCGTGGAAGCGGATATCGCCCTCGCCGCTCTCGGCCTGAAGCCCAACACCGGGCTTGCCGACACCGCTGGCGTTGCGGTGAACCGCGGCATCGTCACCGATCGGCAGCTGCAGACCAGCGATGCGAACATCTATGCACTGGGAGACTGTGCCGAAGTCGATGGCCACAGCCTGTATTACGTGGCGCCGCTCACCCAGAGTGCCCGCGCCCTGGCCCAGACCCTCACCGGAACCCCGACGCCGGTACAGTATGGCTGCCTGCCGGTGGCAGTGAAAACCACCCTGAGGCCCACCGTCGTTTGCCCGCCGCGCCCCGGATGCGACGGTGAATGGAAAGTCTCCACCAGTGCAGATGGCGTAAAAGGCGAATTCCTGGACTCGGCGGGTAACCTGCTCGGCTTCGCACTCACCGGCAGCGCCATTGCCGAGCGCGACGCCCTGAGCCGCCAGTGCGCGCCGTTAATGAGCGACTGA
- a CDS encoding N-acetyltransferase, whose product MIDKPEGAPLTTVIADYRDRKHGADLLAMMDHYSRDPFGAGEPLADVCHRELLGRLAEFPGAFSVLAYRGEEVLGLTNCFMGFSTFQCKPLVNIHDVVVLEAARGLGVCTAMMERVAEVARERGCGKITLEVLEKNLPAQAAYRKCGFKPYALDEAFGQAEFWQRYL is encoded by the coding sequence ATGATAGATAAGCCTGAAGGCGCACCACTGACTACTGTTATAGCCGATTACCGGGATCGCAAGCACGGCGCGGACCTGCTCGCAATGATGGATCACTACTCCCGCGATCCGTTTGGTGCGGGTGAGCCACTGGCGGACGTGTGTCATCGCGAACTGCTGGGACGACTGGCGGAATTTCCCGGAGCCTTCTCGGTGCTGGCGTATCGCGGCGAAGAGGTGCTGGGGCTGACCAATTGCTTCATGGGGTTTTCCACTTTCCAGTGCAAGCCGCTGGTGAATATCCACGATGTGGTCGTGCTTGAAGCGGCGCGTGGTCTGGGTGTCTGTACCGCGATGATGGAGAGAGTGGCTGAAGTTGCCCGCGAGCGCGGCTGCGGCAAGATCACGCTGGAGGTGCTGGAGAAAAATTTGCCGGCACAGGCGGCTTATCGCAAGTGTGGCTTCAAGCCCTATGCCCTGGATGAGGCATTCGGGCAGGCAGAATTCTGGCAGCGCTATTTATAA
- a CDS encoding SDR family NAD(P)-dependent oxidoreductase, translating to MQQAVNTPPEVILVAGAGGGLGTALVEELSRRFPQAKLLTISRAHSASSDGQHSHYSADLSDPETTVDVADWLRSEPLPNWVIHCSGILHWPDHLPEKNLQQCTDEALLHSISVNVLSHMHLAQVLAPLLQKRSPLTWASLSAKVGSIEDNHLGGWYSYRMSKAALNMLVRNLSIEWGRKLDSCRVVAVHPGTTDTALSKPFQQNISADKLYTPALSADRIVSVLEKLSDADTGKLLFWDGSQIPW from the coding sequence ATGCAGCAGGCAGTAAACACACCGCCGGAAGTTATTCTTGTCGCCGGGGCCGGCGGTGGTCTCGGTACGGCCCTGGTCGAAGAGTTATCGCGGCGGTTTCCACAAGCCAAGCTGCTTACCATCAGTCGCGCACACAGCGCATCTTCTGACGGACAACACAGCCACTATTCGGCGGACCTCAGTGATCCCGAAACCACGGTCGACGTTGCCGACTGGCTGCGTTCCGAGCCACTGCCGAACTGGGTGATTCACTGCAGTGGTATTCTCCACTGGCCGGATCACCTTCCGGAAAAAAACTTGCAGCAGTGCACGGATGAGGCCCTGTTGCACAGTATTTCCGTCAATGTACTGAGTCATATGCATTTGGCACAGGTGCTGGCGCCGCTGTTACAGAAACGTTCCCCCCTGACCTGGGCCTCGCTGTCTGCCAAGGTGGGCAGTATCGAAGACAATCACCTGGGTGGCTGGTACAGCTATCGCATGAGCAAGGCCGCATTGAATATGCTGGTGCGCAACCTGTCCATAGAGTGGGGCAGAAAGCTCGACAGTTGTCGAGTGGTTGCGGTTCACCCGGGTACCACTGATACCGCACTTTCCAAACCTTTCCAGCAAAATATTTCCGCGGATAAACTCTACACTCCGGCACTGAGCGCCGATAGAATCGTGTCCGTTCTCGAAAAGCTAAGCGATGCTGATACCGGCAAGCTGCTGTTCTGGGACGGGTCACAAATACCCTGGTAA
- a CDS encoding aminotransferase class I/II-fold pyridoxal phosphate-dependent enzyme has protein sequence MGVELTMPDLGNLCEQHQPLECRVALVSNDRDLSSSWVGALNATAAQHENPFGLRFESVATSALEKCLREEDRLQALIIDGGCSPDELKDAELLADRMHNLRAQLNVFLVAQDSFLNDQGGAPASVRKRFDELFDRRECNFNHMFRLVQAFIARRASTPFADTLKEYVFSARDAWHTPGHSGGDSLRNSPWVGDFYRFMGEHVFNTDLSVSVQVLDSLLEPHSVIQEAQDLAAQAFGAQQTFFLTNGTSTANKVVIQQILGGGGKIIVDQACHKSVHHAIVMNRVEPVYLKSTLHPQFGIYGPVCRSDIEVALDEHPDAGLLVITSCTYDGLRYDLKPIIDYAHERGVKVLIDEAWYAHGYFHTELRPTALECGADYVTQSTHKMLSAFSQASMIHVQDPDFDEFRFRENLNMYASTSPQYSMIASLDVARKQMVMEGYGRLRHCGQMVATLRREVDATGVFRALTLEDLVPAPLANDNIRLDPTKVTIDVTASGYSGKEIQVKLFDQFGIQVEKTTYNTITVLVTLGSTESKLLRLVHALKQLARHPRKRSHVGTARQLPEFTHLNCLPADAYFADTEELPLMDNGIAAEKKLVGRTCADEIVPYPPGIPVLVPGQEISAQIVQFLQQLLQGQSSTEIHGLIFRSDEPMLRVMKKVEKPSTAAKGGKSKQ, from the coding sequence ATGGGTGTAGAACTGACGATGCCTGACCTGGGCAATCTGTGCGAACAGCATCAGCCACTGGAGTGCCGTGTGGCACTGGTCAGTAATGACCGCGATCTCAGCAGCAGCTGGGTCGGTGCCCTGAATGCGACCGCCGCACAGCACGAGAACCCTTTCGGGTTGCGCTTCGAGTCCGTTGCCACCAGTGCGCTGGAGAAGTGCCTGCGGGAAGAGGACCGGCTGCAGGCGCTGATCATCGACGGTGGCTGTAGCCCCGATGAGCTGAAAGACGCCGAACTACTCGCGGATCGTATGCACAACCTGCGTGCCCAGCTGAATGTATTTTTGGTGGCGCAGGATTCATTCCTGAATGACCAGGGCGGCGCTCCTGCGTCCGTGCGCAAGCGCTTCGACGAGCTGTTCGACCGGCGCGAATGCAATTTCAATCATATGTTCCGCCTGGTGCAGGCATTTATCGCCCGCCGCGCCTCCACTCCCTTTGCCGATACCCTCAAGGAATACGTGTTCTCCGCACGTGACGCGTGGCATACCCCCGGTCACTCCGGTGGCGACAGCCTGCGCAACAGTCCGTGGGTGGGGGATTTTTACCGGTTTATGGGAGAGCACGTTTTCAATACCGATCTCTCGGTATCGGTACAGGTACTGGACAGCCTGCTGGAGCCCCATTCGGTGATCCAGGAGGCCCAGGACCTGGCGGCGCAGGCTTTTGGCGCCCAGCAGACCTTCTTCCTCACCAACGGGACATCCACTGCGAACAAGGTCGTGATCCAGCAGATCCTTGGGGGTGGCGGAAAAATTATCGTGGACCAGGCCTGTCACAAATCGGTACATCACGCCATAGTGATGAACCGTGTGGAGCCGGTGTATCTCAAATCCACCCTGCATCCCCAGTTCGGGATCTACGGCCCGGTGTGTCGCAGCGATATTGAAGTGGCCCTCGACGAGCACCCGGATGCGGGCCTGCTGGTGATTACATCCTGTACCTACGATGGCCTGCGCTACGACCTCAAGCCGATCATCGACTACGCCCACGAACGCGGGGTGAAAGTGCTGATTGATGAAGCCTGGTACGCCCATGGCTATTTTCACACCGAGCTGCGGCCCACGGCACTGGAATGCGGCGCCGATTATGTGACCCAGAGTACCCACAAGATGCTGTCGGCCTTTTCCCAGGCCAGCATGATCCATGTGCAGGACCCGGACTTCGACGAATTCCGCTTCCGCGAAAATCTGAACATGTACGCCTCCACCAGCCCGCAATACTCCATGATTGCGAGCCTGGATGTGGCCCGCAAACAGATGGTGATGGAGGGTTATGGTCGCCTGCGGCACTGCGGGCAGATGGTGGCAACCCTGAGAAGAGAGGTGGATGCCACTGGTGTATTCCGCGCGTTGACACTGGAAGATCTGGTTCCCGCGCCACTGGCCAATGACAATATTCGCCTCGACCCCACCAAGGTCACCATTGATGTTACCGCCAGTGGTTATTCCGGCAAGGAAATCCAGGTCAAGCTATTCGACCAGTTCGGTATCCAGGTGGAAAAAACCACCTACAACACGATTACCGTGCTGGTCACCTTGGGCAGCACCGAGAGTAAATTGCTACGTCTTGTGCATGCCCTTAAACAGTTGGCACGTCACCCGCGCAAACGCAGCCACGTGGGTACTGCCCGTCAGTTGCCGGAGTTTACCCATCTCAATTGCCTGCCCGCAGATGCCTATTTTGCGGATACTGAAGAGCTGCCACTGATGGACAATGGCATCGCGGCGGAGAAAAAGCTGGTGGGCCGCACCTGTGCCGACGAAATTGTGCCTTATCCGCCGGGTATTCCTGTACTGGTGCCGGGGCAGGAAATTTCCGCGCAGATCGTCCAGTTCCTTCAGCAACTGTTGCAAGGGCAATCATCCACAGAAATTCACGGGCTGATTTTCCGTTCAGATGAGCCCATGTTGCGGGTGATGAAGAAAGTCGAAAAACCTTCGACAGCGGCCAAGGGCGGTAAGTCAAAGCAGTAA
- a CDS encoding phospholipase A: MLLSRRFFVQLSSPAVVVAALACVLSIGPVKASDDTVETTSEAPPTAYDEVELLQMDDSLQSEDQRQENCLREQLVTAPANITLEEMRIRCRLSVIRDGRQLEESPLFATVPEVESHGEGEPRASKRAQAIREAAENPFTLASHKTNYLLPVIYNPSPNKAGLEGVEVNGVPIDLDSIEIQFQLSVQVPVWRGFLGSASFMSFAYTNRSFWQGYNSDDSAPFRETNHEPELIMTWLNDWTLFGFQNVANQIAFNHQSNGRSEPLSRSWNRVYANFVFEKDEYFLTFKPWYRIPEDREDDDNPDLEFYLGHFELTGGIERGRHNISMMLRNNLRSDNKGAVELRWSFPMGRRVRGFVKYFNGYGESLIDYDETVQTLGIGFELARGTGS, translated from the coding sequence TTGCTTTTATCCCGTCGCTTTTTTGTTCAATTATCGTCCCCCGCTGTGGTTGTCGCGGCTCTCGCCTGCGTGCTGTCCATTGGGCCAGTTAAGGCATCTGATGACACCGTAGAGACAACCAGCGAGGCGCCGCCTACGGCTTACGACGAGGTGGAGCTGTTGCAGATGGACGATTCCCTGCAAAGCGAGGACCAACGCCAGGAAAACTGCCTGCGGGAGCAGCTGGTAACCGCACCCGCCAATATCACCCTTGAGGAAATGCGGATCCGCTGTCGCCTGTCGGTCATTCGCGATGGCCGGCAGCTTGAGGAGTCGCCACTTTTCGCTACGGTGCCCGAGGTGGAGTCCCACGGGGAAGGCGAACCGCGTGCCAGCAAGCGCGCGCAGGCAATTCGGGAGGCCGCAGAAAACCCATTTACCCTCGCTTCCCACAAGACCAATTACCTGCTCCCCGTAATTTATAACCCGTCTCCCAATAAGGCGGGGCTCGAGGGGGTGGAAGTGAATGGTGTCCCCATCGACCTGGACTCGATAGAGATCCAGTTCCAGCTCTCGGTTCAGGTGCCCGTATGGCGCGGGTTTCTCGGCAGTGCCTCGTTTATGAGCTTTGCCTATACCAACCGCTCCTTCTGGCAGGGGTACAACTCCGACGACTCCGCTCCATTTCGCGAGACCAATCACGAACCGGAGCTGATCATGACCTGGTTGAACGACTGGACCCTGTTCGGTTTCCAGAACGTCGCCAACCAGATTGCGTTCAACCATCAGTCCAACGGCCGCAGCGAACCACTATCGCGCAGTTGGAACCGGGTATACGCCAACTTTGTGTTCGAGAAAGACGAATATTTCCTGACATTCAAGCCCTGGTACCGGATTCCCGAAGACCGCGAAGACGATGACAATCCAGACTTGGAGTTCTATCTGGGGCACTTTGAGCTCACCGGCGGGATAGAGCGTGGCCGGCACAATATCTCCATGATGCTGCGCAACAATCTGCGCTCGGATAACAAAGGGGCGGTGGAGTTACGCTGGAGTTTCCCTATGGGGCGACGGGTGCGCGGCTTTGTTAAATATTTCAACGGTTACGGCGAGAGCCTGATCGACTACGATGAAACGGTGCAGACACTCGGGATCGGTTTCGAGCTGGCTCGGGGCACTGGTAGCTGA
- a CDS encoding flavin reductase family protein — protein sequence MTASSKPAAPVESAAQSAEASAQSKEERSRALRDTLGEFATGVTVVTTLDANGQPVGMTVNSFNSVSLDPALILWSIDRSSLSYAAFTQCERYVVHVLKGDQQHVSNLFAGRGADKFGQVKWHAGAEGIPQLDDCAALFHCRRTQNIEGGDHTILLGEVLEFSAGGGEPLVFHRGRYRALAGE from the coding sequence ATGACGGCATCCAGTAAACCCGCAGCCCCAGTCGAGTCCGCAGCACAGTCAGCCGAGGCCTCCGCCCAGTCTAAAGAGGAGCGCAGCCGCGCCCTGCGCGATACTCTGGGCGAATTCGCCACCGGTGTCACCGTGGTCACCACGCTGGACGCCAATGGCCAACCGGTGGGAATGACCGTCAACAGTTTCAATTCCGTCTCCCTCGATCCCGCGCTGATCCTGTGGAGCATTGACCGCAGCTCCCTCAGCTATGCTGCCTTCACCCAGTGTGAACGCTATGTAGTACATGTGCTGAAAGGCGACCAGCAGCACGTCTCCAACCTGTTTGCCGGCCGCGGCGCCGACAAGTTCGGCCAGGTGAAATGGCATGCCGGTGCGGAAGGTATTCCCCAGCTCGATGACTGCGCCGCCCTGTTCCACTGTCGCCGCACACAAAATATTGAGGGTGGCGACCACACCATCCTGCTGGGCGAAGTGCTGGAATTCAGCGCCGGCGGTGGCGAGCCCCTCGTCTTCCATCGCGGCCGCTACCGCGCCCTGGCCGGCGAGTAA
- a CDS encoding SPFH domain-containing protein — MEGLSVVLALVVLVIITIGMGVRIVPQGSKHIVQRLGKYHSTLNPGMNVIIPYVDQVPYKVTTKDIVLDIPSQEVITQDNATIIANAVAYINIVSPEKAVYGVEDYEIAIQNLVQTALRSIVGEMSLDSALSSRDLIKAKLKEGISDDIADWGINLKTVEIQDINPSATMQKAMEEQAAAERQRRATVTRAEGEKQAAILEADGRLEASKRDAKAQVVLADASREAIERVTQAIGDKEMPVMYLLGERYIHALEELATSSNAKNILLPADLPNAVKGLLNR, encoded by the coding sequence ATGGAAGGATTATCCGTAGTACTGGCACTGGTAGTGCTGGTGATCATCACCATTGGCATGGGTGTGCGTATCGTACCCCAGGGCTCCAAGCACATAGTGCAGCGTCTGGGTAAATACCACAGCACCCTGAACCCGGGCATGAACGTCATCATCCCCTACGTGGACCAGGTCCCGTACAAGGTCACCACCAAAGATATCGTGCTCGATATTCCGTCTCAGGAAGTCATCACCCAGGACAACGCCACCATCATTGCCAACGCCGTGGCGTACATCAACATCGTCTCGCCGGAGAAAGCGGTGTACGGGGTGGAGGACTACGAAATTGCGATCCAGAACCTGGTGCAGACCGCGCTGCGCTCCATTGTCGGCGAAATGTCGCTGGACTCGGCCCTGTCCTCGAGGGATCTGATCAAGGCGAAACTCAAGGAAGGGATTTCTGACGATATTGCGGACTGGGGCATCAATCTGAAAACCGTGGAAATCCAGGACATCAACCCCTCCGCCACCATGCAGAAAGCGATGGAAGAGCAGGCGGCCGCAGAGCGCCAGCGCCGCGCCACGGTCACCCGCGCTGAGGGGGAAAAGCAGGCGGCGATTCTCGAGGCCGACGGCCGCCTGGAAGCCTCCAAGCGCGATGCCAAGGCCCAGGTGGTACTGGCCGATGCGAGTCGCGAGGCGATCGAACGGGTAACCCAGGCCATCGGCGACAAGGAAATGCCTGTCATGTACTTGCTGGGTGAACGCTACATCCACGCGCTGGAAGAACTTGCTACCTCCAGCAACGCCAAAAACATCCTGCTGCCCGCGGATCTCCCCAATGCGGTGAAAGGACTGCTGAACCGCTAA